In the Roseovarius indicus genome, CTCAAACATGGACTCCGTCGTGACGGCACGAAAAATGTCCGATCCTCGCGCCCTTGCCGAATGTCCGGATTTGGACTATATATCCGGATATGAACGGAGGTCCGACATGACCATTCTTCGGCTCCCCGAGCAAGCCGGGGCGGAGCCCGTCCCTCAGTCGATCGACGCCGTGGCGCGCCGCCGCGTGAGCGGTCCGGGCCTGCGGACCTTCCTCGCTATCGCCGATCGCTACGGCATCCCGACACGTGCCCGGGTGGCGCTCCTGGGCGAGCCCTCGAACTCCACCTACCACGAGTGGGTGAGAAAAGCGCGCGCAGAGGCGCCCCTGGCGCTGCCGCTCGACACGCTGACCCGGATCTCCGGTATTCTCGGCATTCACAAAGCCCTGGGCATCCTGTTCCCGATCGAAGCCGAGGCGATGACCTGGCTCAAAGGGCCGCATCGCGGCGAGGTTTTCGGTGGGCAGGCCCCGATCGACGTGATGATCGAAGGCGGGCTCGACGGCATTCTCACCGTGCGGCGCTATCTCGACGGCTGGCGCGGCGGGCTGCGCGGCGGCCCCGGCGCGGGCGCCGATATCGAGCCCTTGCGCGAAACGGACATCGTCTTCACGTGACGCGCCTTTCCCGCGCGCCGGAGCGCACACACCGCCTGATCCCCTCGCGCTTCCCGCCGATCGACGCGTTCGAAACGGTGACGAGCCCGCGCGATCTCGAGTCCGTTCTCGAGCTCGAGGGCTGGACCAACGACCGGCTGGTGGCATCGCGCCTCAGGCGGCTGCCGGAAGACGAGTGGGCCTACGGTCGCGCCAATGCCAGCGTCGTCATGGCCGCATTCCTGCACGGCGCGCCGCAGGGTACGCGCTTTGCCGGGCCTGACCTCGGTGCGTGGTATGCCGCAAGCGCGCTGGAGACCTCCGTCTTGGAGGTGACGAGCGGCATCCGCCGCGAGATCGCGCTCAGCGCGCTGGAGCAGAAGACCGAGGAGTTGCGCGAATACACTGCGCGCCTCGATGGTGACTTCGTCGATATCCGCGGCACACGCTCCGACCTGCACGATCCGGACCCAGCGAGCTATCCGGCGACCCAGGTCTTCGGCCGCTCCGTCAGGACGGGCCCGCATGACGGAATCGCCTTTGACAGCGTGCGCCATGCGGGTGGCGTGAACTGGGTGTCCTACCGGCCCAGCCGGGTTCAGGACGTAATCCAGGCCCGGCATTTCCGGGTCGTGGTGCCGCGTTCGGGGAAGGTCGTCGTGGAAGCGATCCGCGCCGGCGCCTGAACGGTGTCCGGCCTGCGCCCGGTGGGCGCTGCCTCAGTGCTGCGCGGCCTGCGCCTTTTCGGCCCGTTGGGCGTCGTGGGCACGGCCGTGCTCGATCTCGCGCCAGATCCGCTTGAGCTGGTCGTCGCCCGGTGTGCAGCACGGGCTCTTGAGCCACGCCGCCACGGACTCGTGGCAGCCGGTTCTGATAGAACGACGCGCTTGTCGGTCATCATCGCGCGGATGCAGTCGCAAAGATGCCTGGCGACCTCGTATGTGATACACAGCATCTCATAGAGCGTTCGGGCTGACATACCTTTCCACACGGCAACGATCAGCCAGATGGCACGAAGCCATTGGCCAAGAACCAGGCGAGTGCGGTTCATCGCTGTGCCAGAGAAGAGCGTGAACTGCCGGCGGACAGGCAACTTTGGTGTCATGCCGGTATTAGAACTCAATTACCCGCGTGACACTTTTGTCCGCGGGAGTTTTCCATCCGATTTGATCGACCGATTTCCTCGAGACACCACTTCGAGGACCCATCATGTCGACCACCACTCCACCTCGCGATCTTGCCGGCCGCTTCGGCGGGCAGGGGGCGTACGAGGCCGAAGCGCCTGCGCCCGCAACAATGTTCACCAGGCTGCCGGACGCGGAACCGAACCTCCGGTCGGCCCTGTCCACGGCCATCACCCAACTGTCGGAGCTGGGACCCGCCGCCAAGGGCGCGCCCGTGCCGGCGGCCGTGGTCGCGGCCAGCCCCGGCGCGGGCAAGAGCCGGATCGCGCGAGAGCTGCTCGAAAACTTCGCCGGGGATAAGCCGGTGGTGTTTCACGCGCCGACCCTCGCGCTCTGCAAAGAGGCCGCAGATCATGCGCGTGAGATCGGCGGGACCGCGCATGTAATCCGTGGGCGTTTCGCGCCGGACCCGGCAGAGCCGGACAGGCAGATGTGCCGCAAATCGGCGTTGGTCGCCCGGGGGATCCGGCTGGGGCTCAATATTCGGGAGAGCTTTTGTTTCAACGGCGACGCGCGGTGCGACCAGGCAGAGAGCTGCGCCTGGCTGCGCCAGTTCGAGGCGGAGGAGGTGACCGGCCATCGTTACATGGCGACGAGCTATCTCGGTTATCCCGATCCGGATGAGTACGATGGCAGACTTCGCGTCGTTGACGAGGCATTCTGGGCGCAGCAGCTGTCCTTCGTGACGATCAGCATCGATGACTTCCGCCTGCCGCGCACTTTCCTGAGGCATCTCACCCGGCGCGGCCGGAAGGCACACAGCCGCATCAATGCCCATGCGGATTTGATCGGAGCAGCGCATGCGCTTGTCGATGCGCTCATTGCTGGAGGATCACCCTTGGACCTGCCGTACAGCGCCGACGAGTACCGAGCCTTCGCCCGCCTCGAATATTCCGCCAAGGCAGATATCCCGGCTCCGACGCCGGACGAGTCCGAGGACCAGCAATCGCAGCTGCTCCAGCGTGCGGAGGATGCGCTGCGGTACGTCTCCCGGTACGCATCGGTCTGGACCTGCCTCGCCGACGCGAAGGAGGCGGGGCGACGGACACTCGAGCGACTGCGCCTCGTGAACGCGCATGGCCGGACCGCCATTCGCCTCTGCCGCAAGCACCTTTCGGAACATCGGCAACCGATGCTCCTGCTCGACGCCGATGCCGATCCGGAAATCCTCGGCGCGCTCGATATCGACCTTCAGCGGACTGCGCACATGACCCTGCGGCCCAATGCCGAGGTCGTGCAGGTCCACGACCGCCGCATGACGCATGGTAGCCTGCTGAAGGGCGCGAGACTGCGGGAAGACTGGCGCAGCGTGATCCGTCGTGAAGTGCTGAGTGACCGGGTAGGGCAGGGCGGGGGCGTGCTCGTTGGCGCCAGTCGCAAGGTGGTGATGCGGTTCTTTGCGGATGCCGGATACGATTTCGAGGGGCTCGCGGACGACGAGGCATCCCGACGCATGCTGGAGACACCTTTGCACGGCGCGCATTGGCTGTGGTTCGGCGGCCGGGCGCTCGGGACAAACCGATATCGCGATTTCTCGACGGTGATCATCATCGGTCGCGAAGAGCTGCCGGTCGACGCGCTCGAGGATTACGGGCGGGCGCTGTGGGGGGACCGTGCCGAGGCCGATCTGGAGTTAGTCGACCCTGACGAAGCTGGCGCGTTGCGTCTGCCGGAGCAGGAGGTTCTCTACGAAATGTCGGATGGGAGCGCGATTGCCGTCAGCGTGCCCTGCCACCCGGATCCGATGATCCGCCGGGTGCAGCTCCAGACGCGTGAGCTGGCGACCCGGCAGCTTGTCGAGCGCTTGCGGCTTGCACGGTCGGAGACTTGCAAACGCGTCATTCTCGGCTGCAACATGCCCGTCCCTGGGCTGCCCGTCGATGACCTTGTATCCTGGGCGGCGTTCTGTCCGAGCCGACCCGCCGCAGCATTGATTGATGCCGTACTCGAGAAAGGCGGGGTCCGTTTGTCCGACGCGGGGCTTGCCGAGGACGCGCCCGGGGTCTTCCGGACACCCGACTCTGTCAAATCTTACCGGAAGCGGGCGGGGATCGACGCCTGCGCCATGCTCGGAACGCTGAGCCCCGCCCTGCGCCGTCAGATGCACATTATGTATCTCCAGGAGGACCGCCCCTACGCACGCCTCTGCGAGGCGCTGGTCCTCGCCGGATCCGGCGAGGATGCCCGCCGCCGATCCGGGATGATCTGGGGTCCGCTCAAGCAGTGCTTCGGGGCGGGGGAGGAAGACACGAAAGGCGTGCGCTCCGATGCCGTAAATGCGGGCCACCGCATCGGCACGTCGACGGTGACGTTTTCGTAGGAGGTTTTATGTCTCATGCTGCGACCGATCCCGTTCGCCGTGGTGATATTGTCGCGTTCCGGGTCCCCCCTGTTTGAAAGGGATGGTGTACTACAAGTGCGCCTTTGTCGTTCTTGACGCTCCGGTATACGAGCGTCTACTCGATTGCGCCCCCTCGCCCCCGGCCCGTGCGAATACCGGTTTGAAAATCGACTCATTGCTGAGTTTTCCGCGTGTGAGATCAATAGCGAAATTCGGCCGTTCTCGCGCGTCGGATCCGCGTCGTGCGACCCGACACCCGGTTTGAGGTCAGCGGGGCGGAAATCGTGGTGCTTCAACATTTGGAGGAGGCGGAGCGGTTTGGTCTGCATCCGCGTGAAGGTGATTGGAGCCGCAGGGCAGAGGCCGTACCAGATCTTAGTCTACCCGCTCGTCAAGAGGGCCGTCCGCCCCCCGGGCTTATGATCCGGCTTGTCACCCGTGCGTCGCACATGGCGCCCGAGGATCCTCAACCCGTGCGACTTTCAGGCGGCGCGGAACCTCGCGGCGCTGGTCGGGAACAGCCGCCACGAACGGCTGCGCCAAGCAAGAACCTCATTGCAAACCATGCGTCGGCTCTTGTGCTTTCAGCGGCTAAGATCACCCCGCAACACATGGGCGCTTCCTGAAGGGATCGGGCCCAGAACTCGAATTGCGAGCCGGCGCGGCGACGATGGCTCTGGGGCAGGCCCGTCATGTACAGGACCACCAGAACCTATCGCGGAGAAAGGATGGAATTGTTGTGGGCGTCGGTTTCGAAAACCAGTGGCAGGGGGAGAACAGAAAGCAACCGAAAGCTATCGCGCTCACTTTTGCTGGGTTAGTCGAGACTCGAGACCAGGCAAAATTTCCGCCCCGTTTCCATATGTGATCTCCCAAGGGTTGCCTCCGATCAAACAAGAGCGCCTGCCGGCGATCCGACGCCTTACTTTGAGATACCTGTGTGATTCGTGAATGGTCTGGGTTTCTCGACCTGTCTCACTCCGGCCCGCTCGACAGCGGTGCGACGGCCCCAACGGCGGGGACCAAGTTCAATCTTTCGTCTCAACCAGCGTGGCCAGCAAGAAAGCGGTAATTCCGACGTGACGAAACTTTCCCGTCAAGGCCCGGAGCCTGTCGTTTTGGCTTGCCCAGACTCCAGGTCTCGCGGAGCCGCATCGCGCGCCGCCATGCTGAGGCGCAGTTGCTCACTAAAGACCTCATCGTCGTAGAGGTCCAATTCGCTCAGGGGCAAGCCATCGTTCGTGCGCATGACTGTTTCGACTTCTGAATTGCACGCCCGACAGACCGCGACGTGGTCGTCGGCGACATATTCCAGCATCATGTCCTGGCTCTCCCAGTCCCAGATCGCTGTGGCGTAGAAATGAACGTCTTCGCTCCGGCACTGCTTGCAATGAAAGGTATTTTTCATCGGGTGATCCTTCTTCTGAAAGTTGTTCCTTCCGAAGAGATGGTACGTTTCCTGAGGGTCAAAAACGCGTTTGGATATTTTCTCGGTGCCGATATTTCAGCCGCTTGAAAACACTGAATTTTTTGAGACGGTGGAGTGCCCCCACTGACGTGGTTCACCAACTGGGATAGAATTAGCCCGCAAATTGGAGGACCAGAGAATGGCTGGGAAGCGAGAGAAGCCAGAAGATATCGTATCGAAACTTCGGCAGATCGAAGTGCTGCAAGGGCAGGTGAGGGCACAAGGTCGTAATGCGCGGAAAGGGTGTCTTGAATGGTCATGGGGTTCTTTTCTTTAATGGCGGTTCTCCATCACATGCAACGAGAGCACGACGCAACTCTTTCCGCATGGGACGGCTCGGCCGGGCCACGTTTCAGCCAGGTCTGCAAAAAATCCCGCGCCGCGGCGCAGGCGTCGGGCAGGGTCGCGCCTTTGGCCAGATGGCAGCCGATGGCGGTGGCCAGGGTGCAGCCGGTGCCACGTCTGCGCATGTTTAACCGTTCGGCGCTGAACGCGCGGTGGCTGGCGCCGCTGAACAGATGGTCCGTGCACGTTGCTCCTCGGCCATGCCCGCCCTTGATCAGGACAGCTTTTGCGCCACGGTCCTGCAGCCGGGCCGCCTGGGCCGGGACCGGCCCTGCGGGCAGGCCGCTGAGCGCCGCTGCCTCGCCAAAATTTGGAGTTAGCAGCGTCGCCAGCGTCAACACCCGCGCGATGCTCCTCTCCGGCGAAAGTGCTCCACCCGAACTCGACGCGAGCACCGGATCGAGCACGATCGGGACGGCGCATTGGGCCAGTGCCTCGGCGACAGCGGCGGCGGTTTCCTCGGTCGCCAGCATGCCGATCTTGACGACATCGGGGGGCGGGCCGGCAAACGCGGCTGCGATCTGTGCGGAAATCACATTGGCGGGCACGGCATGTATTGCGACAACCGCGTCATCCGTCTGCGCCGTCACGGCCGTGACCACGGGCAAGACCTGAACTCCCAGGTCGGCCGCGACGGACGCATCACGCGTGAGTCCGGCACCACCGCTGCTGTCGGTGCCCGCG is a window encoding:
- a CDS encoding MbcA/ParS/Xre antitoxin family protein, which produces MTILRLPEQAGAEPVPQSIDAVARRRVSGPGLRTFLAIADRYGIPTRARVALLGEPSNSTYHEWVRKARAEAPLALPLDTLTRISGILGIHKALGILFPIEAEAMTWLKGPHRGEVFGGQAPIDVMIEGGLDGILTVRRYLDGWRGGLRGGPGAGADIEPLRETDIVFT
- a CDS encoding RES family NAD+ phosphorylase, whose protein sequence is MTRLSRAPERTHRLIPSRFPPIDAFETVTSPRDLESVLELEGWTNDRLVASRLRRLPEDEWAYGRANASVVMAAFLHGAPQGTRFAGPDLGAWYAASALETSVLEVTSGIRREIALSALEQKTEELREYTARLDGDFVDIRGTRSDLHDPDPASYPATQVFGRSVRTGPHDGIAFDSVRHAGGVNWVSYRPSRVQDVIQARHFRVVVPRSGKVVVEAIRAGA
- the thiD gene encoding bifunctional hydroxymethylpyrimidine kinase/phosphomethylpyrimidine kinase, giving the protein MKRLLIIAGTDSSGGAGLTRDASVAADLGVQVLPVVTAVTAQTDDAVVAIHAVPANVISAQIAAAFAGPPPDVVKIGMLATEETAAAVAEALAQCAVPIVLDPVLASSSGGALSPERSIARVLTLATLLTPNFGEAAALSGLPAGPVPAQAARLQDRGAKAVLIKGGHGRGATCTDHLFSGASHRAFSAERLNMRRRGTGCTLATAIGCHLAKGATLPDACAAARDFLQTWLKRGPAEPSHAERVASCSRCM